One Solirubrobacter pauli DNA segment encodes these proteins:
- a CDS encoding VOC family protein — MRITLMSVLVDDQKKALAFYTDVLGFEKRTEIPMGEHAWLTVGSPEQPGGTEISLEPDAHPAAGPFKAALVEDGIPFTSFEVDDVHAEHERLSALGVTFTQAPTNMGPVTTAVLDDTCGNLIQLHSPN, encoded by the coding sequence GTGAGGATCACCCTGATGAGCGTCCTGGTCGACGACCAGAAGAAGGCGCTCGCGTTCTACACCGACGTGCTCGGCTTCGAGAAGCGCACCGAGATCCCGATGGGCGAGCACGCGTGGCTCACGGTCGGATCGCCCGAGCAGCCGGGCGGCACGGAGATCTCGCTCGAGCCCGACGCGCACCCGGCCGCCGGCCCGTTCAAGGCGGCGCTGGTCGAGGACGGCATCCCGTTCACGTCCTTCGAGGTCGACGACGTGCACGCCGAGCACGAACGGCTGTCCGCGCTCGGCGTCACGTTCACGCAGGCCCCGACGAACATGGGTCCGGTCACCACCGCGGTGCTGGACGACACCTGCGGGAACCTGATCCAGCTCCACTCCCCCAACTAG
- a CDS encoding four-carbon acid sugar kinase family protein has translation MIAVLDDDPTGSQTVHGAMIVTALDELADAPLTFYLTNTRSLPEPEAVERTYDLARRLFEHDPAVELISRSDSTLRGHVVAEVEAIDRARRDVLGDGYDGVLLIPAFFEAGRFTRGDVHYAGDTPVGETEFAQDTTFGFSASNLVDFVAEKGGGEAWSFDADRLPEARDGQWIVVNAESYADLDAVVHGVRASGRTFLYRTGPSFPRALAGLEERPPLAGIPRREGHGLVVVGSHVGLTSRQVAAAQERCGLIEVELDVTDLDPAGVGEQVADALRTGDVLLYTSRERVDGDLSFSRRVSEAVTAVVRRALRARPGWLIAKGGITSHDVAVHGLGLRRAEVLGQLLPGMISVLQPIDADPDALGMPYVVFAGNVGDEGTLAEIVERVRS, from the coding sequence GTGATCGCGGTCCTCGACGACGACCCGACCGGCTCGCAGACCGTCCACGGCGCGATGATCGTCACCGCGCTCGACGAGCTCGCCGACGCGCCGTTGACCTTCTACCTGACCAACACGCGGTCGCTCCCGGAGCCCGAGGCGGTCGAGCGGACGTACGATCTGGCCCGCCGCCTGTTCGAGCACGACCCGGCGGTCGAGCTGATCAGCCGCAGCGACTCCACCCTGCGCGGGCACGTGGTCGCGGAGGTCGAGGCGATCGACCGGGCGCGGCGCGACGTGCTCGGGGACGGCTACGACGGCGTGCTGCTGATCCCCGCGTTCTTCGAGGCGGGCCGCTTCACGCGCGGCGACGTGCACTACGCGGGCGATACGCCGGTCGGCGAGACGGAGTTCGCGCAGGACACGACGTTCGGCTTCAGCGCGTCCAACCTCGTCGACTTCGTCGCCGAGAAGGGCGGCGGCGAGGCGTGGAGCTTCGACGCCGACCGCCTGCCCGAAGCGCGCGACGGCCAGTGGATCGTGGTCAACGCCGAGTCCTACGCGGACCTCGACGCGGTCGTGCACGGCGTGCGCGCCAGCGGCCGCACGTTCCTGTACCGCACCGGGCCGTCGTTCCCGCGTGCGCTGGCGGGGCTGGAGGAGCGCCCGCCGCTGGCCGGGATCCCGCGCCGGGAAGGCCACGGGCTCGTGGTCGTCGGGTCGCACGTCGGGCTCACCAGCCGCCAGGTCGCGGCCGCGCAGGAGCGCTGTGGGCTGATCGAGGTCGAGCTGGACGTCACCGACCTCGACCCGGCCGGCGTGGGGGAGCAGGTGGCGGACGCGCTGCGCACCGGCGACGTCCTGCTCTACACGAGCCGCGAGCGCGTCGACGGCGACCTGTCCTTCTCGCGCCGCGTGTCGGAGGCGGTGACGGCGGTCGTGCGCCGCGCGTTGCGTGCCCGGCCGGGCTGGCTGATCGCCAAGGGCGGCATCACCTCGCACGACGTCGCCGTGCACGGGCTCGGCCTGCGCCGCGCTGAGGTCCTCGGCCAGCTGCTGCCCGGCATGATCTCCGTCTTGCAGCCGATCGACGCGGACCCGGACGCGCTCGGCATGCCGTACGTGGTGTTCGCCGGCAACGTGGGAGACGAAGGGACCTTGGCCGAGATCGTGGAGCGGGTGCGGAGCTAG
- a CDS encoding M14 family metallopeptidase, with product MLAALSAGVLGGSAPAFASGTEDGTVRVKLKGAAMLAEAQNRGFDLDHGLERVPDGIEAKMHLTKEQELELVALGGEILAPGEEFQWGFAKAQIAAADTLLRPAAPTVRIVRADYFTTKGQGFLYVEARTTQGAQTTPLVTMTLENDTGAGTAFVAPRAMSRFVDSGVYMFHRNQFKVSSRPDQIRVTSSTGGVAVGKVSDWLSDVTPLTADPEFKYDFVDGYKTPQQLYGRFDEIAEQYPDIAEVVPLPNKTNGYQRKAQATIGSTTGTAASSAVVVSSAAWGHEGGNGITVEMVDRPGANLPLSVEVSGKAVKVNLAKNAEGALASTAAQVAEAIEAGSQGLIDRAHPYRTSTGAGVVPATTAPIVLTDFLDQKRTGAPAGEVPRGPYTIRALRIGKHRDGSKPGVLIQASDHAREWVPMTITLETAERLVHNYKTNAAIKDILDNVDVFLIPVNNPDGANYSFYNFASQRKNMTNHCPDATADPGNRNSWGVDLNRNYRVGSGFDGYDGASSSCTSGTYQGPAELSEPESKNSIWLAENFRNIKFMMSVHSNGGQLFWQPGAYIADGRITTPRPPLGHESFYWQSASRILSQVRATRRQTVVTPENVGGSSDVLYSSAGNVREDMYFNYGIFAFGWEVGGSVYNTETGQFQDGSFQPDWVGSENLISGHGETLEYANGIIEMFRIAADFGRDKAPATSTLTPGGRQFDSPTGMRFETSEPATVYYTTDGSRPTLQSPRYKQTEFREGGEELWIDKTTTFKWFSVDAAGNVEPAGYDPNNPATADSYRSATVQIGENGTVGGTVPATLSLVLGTPARFAPFVPGVEDDYTASTTAKVISTAGDATLSVGDPGHLANGAFSLPEPLQVLLSTSTWTAPVANDDVTITFKQHIGRTAPLRTGTYSKTLTFTLSTTTP from the coding sequence GTGCTTGCCGCGTTGTCGGCGGGCGTGTTGGGCGGGAGCGCTCCGGCGTTCGCCAGCGGCACCGAAGACGGGACGGTGCGGGTGAAGCTCAAGGGCGCCGCGATGCTGGCGGAGGCCCAGAACCGCGGGTTCGACCTCGACCACGGGCTCGAGCGGGTGCCGGACGGCATCGAGGCCAAGATGCACCTGACGAAGGAGCAGGAGCTCGAGCTGGTCGCGCTCGGCGGCGAGATCCTCGCTCCGGGCGAGGAGTTCCAGTGGGGCTTCGCGAAGGCGCAGATCGCCGCGGCCGACACGCTGCTGCGGCCGGCGGCGCCGACGGTGCGGATCGTCCGCGCCGACTACTTCACGACGAAGGGGCAGGGGTTCCTCTACGTCGAGGCGCGCACGACGCAGGGCGCGCAGACGACGCCGCTGGTGACGATGACGCTCGAGAACGACACCGGGGCGGGCACCGCCTTCGTCGCGCCACGGGCGATGAGCCGCTTCGTCGACTCGGGCGTCTACATGTTCCACCGCAACCAGTTCAAGGTGAGCTCGCGGCCGGACCAGATCCGCGTGACGTCGAGCACGGGCGGCGTGGCGGTCGGCAAGGTCTCGGACTGGTTGTCGGACGTGACGCCGCTCACCGCGGACCCGGAGTTCAAGTACGACTTCGTGGACGGCTACAAGACGCCGCAGCAGCTCTACGGCCGCTTCGACGAGATCGCGGAGCAGTACCCGGACATCGCCGAGGTCGTGCCGTTGCCGAACAAGACGAACGGCTACCAGCGCAAGGCGCAGGCGACGATCGGCTCGACCACGGGCACCGCGGCGAGCTCCGCCGTGGTCGTGAGCTCGGCCGCCTGGGGCCATGAGGGCGGCAACGGCATCACGGTCGAGATGGTCGACCGGCCGGGCGCGAACCTCCCGCTCTCGGTGGAGGTCAGCGGCAAGGCCGTGAAGGTCAACCTGGCCAAGAACGCCGAGGGTGCGCTCGCCAGCACGGCCGCGCAGGTCGCCGAGGCGATCGAGGCCGGATCCCAGGGCCTGATCGACCGCGCGCACCCGTACCGGACGAGCACGGGCGCGGGCGTCGTGCCGGCCACGACGGCGCCGATCGTCCTCACCGACTTCCTCGACCAGAAGCGCACGGGCGCACCCGCGGGCGAGGTCCCGCGCGGCCCGTACACGATCCGGGCACTGCGGATCGGCAAGCACCGCGACGGCAGCAAGCCGGGCGTGCTGATCCAGGCGTCCGACCACGCACGTGAGTGGGTGCCGATGACGATCACGCTCGAGACCGCCGAGCGGCTCGTGCACAACTACAAGACCAACGCCGCGATCAAGGACATCCTCGACAACGTCGACGTGTTCCTGATCCCGGTCAACAACCCGGACGGCGCGAACTACTCGTTCTACAACTTCGCGTCCCAGCGTAAGAACATGACCAACCACTGCCCGGACGCGACGGCCGATCCGGGCAACCGCAACTCGTGGGGCGTCGACCTGAACCGCAACTACCGCGTCGGCTCGGGCTTCGACGGCTACGACGGCGCGTCGTCGAGCTGCACGAGCGGCACCTATCAGGGCCCGGCCGAGCTGTCGGAGCCCGAGAGCAAGAACTCGATCTGGCTCGCGGAGAACTTCCGCAACATCAAGTTCATGATGTCCGTGCACTCCAATGGCGGCCAGCTGTTCTGGCAGCCGGGCGCGTACATCGCCGACGGGCGGATCACCACGCCGCGGCCGCCGCTCGGGCACGAGTCGTTCTACTGGCAGTCGGCCAGCCGGATCCTGTCGCAGGTGCGGGCCACGCGACGCCAGACGGTCGTCACGCCGGAGAACGTCGGCGGCTCGTCCGACGTCCTGTACTCGTCCGCGGGCAACGTGCGCGAGGACATGTACTTCAACTACGGCATCTTCGCGTTCGGCTGGGAGGTCGGCGGGTCGGTCTACAACACCGAGACCGGCCAGTTCCAGGACGGCTCGTTCCAGCCCGACTGGGTCGGTTCGGAGAACCTGATCAGCGGCCACGGCGAGACGCTCGAGTACGCGAACGGCATCATCGAGATGTTCCGGATCGCCGCTGACTTCGGCCGCGACAAGGCGCCCGCGACGTCCACGCTGACGCCCGGCGGCCGCCAGTTCGACTCACCCACGGGCATGCGGTTCGAGACGAGCGAGCCGGCGACCGTCTACTACACGACGGACGGCAGCCGCCCGACCCTGCAGTCGCCGCGCTACAAGCAGACCGAGTTCCGCGAGGGCGGGGAGGAGCTGTGGATCGACAAGACCACGACTTTCAAGTGGTTCTCGGTCGACGCGGCGGGCAACGTCGAGCCGGCGGGCTATGACCCGAACAACCCGGCGACGGCGGACAGCTACCGCTCGGCCACGGTGCAGATCGGCGAGAACGGCACCGTCGGCGGAACGGTCCCGGCGACGCTGAGCCTCGTGCTCGGCACGCCGGCGCGGTTCGCGCCGTTCGTGCCCGGCGTCGAGGACGACTACACCGCGTCCACGACGGCCAAGGTCATCTCGACGGCCGGCGACGCCACGCTGTCCGTGGGCGACCCCGGCCACCTGGCCAACGGGGCGTTCTCGCTGCCCGAGCCGCTGCAGGTCCTGCTCTCGACGTCCACGTGGACGGCGCCGGTCGCGAACGACGACGTGACGATCACGTTCAAGCAGCACATCGGGCGCACCGCCCCGCTGCGGACCGGGACGTACAGCAAGACCCTGACGTTCACGTTGAGCACGACGACGCCGTAA
- a CDS encoding aldehyde dehydrogenase family protein yields the protein MNTFRNEPLLELRRGTVRDEALAALSALDAKLPLDVPMLIGEDVVHGQVFASVDPSAPATVVANAHAATAQHVADAITAAERGQRTWSQRPASERAAALSRAAGILRSRRFELAALAVREAGKPWAEADGDVAEAIDFLEYYAQGALALDGGRPLIQMPGERNAMRYVARGITGVIAPWNFPLAIAAGMVSAALATGNAVILKPAEQAPACAKAVVDALHAGGVPLEALSFLPGGDEPGKALVADPRIHTIVFTGSCAAGLNILQTANTFVPGQRHIKKVIAEMGGKNAVIVDSDADLDDVVPGLLKSAFAFGGQKCSAASRALIHKAVADELAERLAGAISTLRVGPAADFATDVPPVIDIAAQQRIQGYIDSAKPLAQGDSRDDGFYVAPTLFQGLPTDHKVIQEEIFGPVLSLETVESVEHACELVDQSAFALTGGLFSRSPRTIEYVTERTPVGNLYVNREITGAMVGRQPFGGGRLSGTGPKAGGPDYLLQFVEARAVSENTVRHGLVV from the coding sequence ATGAACACCTTCCGCAACGAGCCCCTCCTCGAGCTGCGCCGCGGCACCGTCCGCGACGAGGCCCTCGCCGCGCTGAGCGCCCTCGACGCCAAGCTCCCGCTCGACGTGCCGATGTTGATCGGCGAGGACGTCGTGCACGGCCAGGTGTTCGCGTCCGTGGACCCGAGCGCCCCCGCCACGGTGGTCGCGAACGCGCACGCCGCGACCGCCCAGCACGTCGCCGACGCCATCACGGCCGCCGAGCGTGGGCAGCGCACGTGGTCCCAGCGCCCGGCGAGTGAGCGCGCCGCCGCCCTGTCGCGCGCCGCCGGCATCCTGCGCAGCCGCCGCTTCGAGCTCGCCGCGCTCGCCGTCCGCGAGGCCGGCAAGCCCTGGGCCGAGGCCGACGGCGACGTGGCCGAGGCGATCGACTTCCTCGAGTACTACGCCCAGGGCGCGCTCGCGCTCGACGGCGGCCGTCCCCTGATCCAGATGCCGGGCGAGCGCAACGCGATGCGCTACGTCGCCCGCGGCATCACCGGCGTGATCGCGCCGTGGAACTTCCCGCTGGCGATCGCCGCCGGGATGGTCTCCGCCGCGCTCGCGACCGGCAACGCGGTGATCCTCAAGCCGGCCGAGCAGGCGCCCGCGTGCGCGAAGGCCGTCGTCGACGCGCTGCACGCCGGCGGCGTCCCGCTCGAGGCGCTCAGCTTCCTTCCGGGCGGTGACGAGCCCGGCAAGGCGCTCGTCGCCGACCCGCGCATCCACACGATCGTCTTCACCGGCTCCTGCGCCGCGGGCCTGAACATCCTGCAGACGGCCAACACGTTCGTCCCCGGCCAGCGGCACATCAAGAAGGTCATCGCCGAGATGGGCGGCAAGAACGCCGTCATCGTCGACTCCGACGCCGATCTCGACGACGTCGTCCCCGGGCTGCTGAAGTCGGCGTTCGCGTTCGGCGGCCAGAAGTGCTCGGCGGCCTCGCGCGCGCTGATCCACAAGGCCGTCGCCGACGAGCTGGCCGAGCGCCTCGCGGGCGCGATCAGCACGCTCCGCGTCGGCCCCGCCGCGGACTTCGCCACCGACGTCCCGCCGGTGATCGACATCGCCGCCCAGCAGCGCATCCAGGGCTACATCGACAGCGCGAAGCCACTCGCCCAGGGCGACTCGCGCGACGACGGCTTCTACGTCGCCCCGACGCTGTTCCAGGGCCTGCCGACCGACCACAAGGTCATCCAGGAGGAGATCTTCGGCCCGGTCCTGTCGCTGGAGACGGTCGAGAGCGTCGAGCACGCCTGCGAGCTCGTCGACCAGTCCGCGTTCGCCCTCACCGGCGGCCTCTTCAGCCGCTCCCCGCGCACGATCGAGTACGTCACCGAGCGCACGCCGGTCGGCAACCTCTACGTCAACCGTGAGATCACCGGCGCGATGGTCGGCCGCCAGCCGTTCGGCGGCGGGCGCCTCTCCGGCACCGGCCCCAAGGCGGGCGGCCCGGACTACCTGCTGCAGTTCGTCGAGGCCCGCGCAGTGAGCGAGAACACCGTGCGCCACGGCCTCGTCGTATAG
- a CDS encoding LutC/YkgG family protein: protein MSAAKAEILTRIRDALGPSPVVPEIPRGYRAAGSIAHDGVVEQFCAHVAEYRATVHRVADSEVAFAVRAILGEGKRVGVPVGFRDLGMPVVEDHGLSVAELDALDAVVTGSALAIADTGTIALVSGAASGRRALTLVPDHHICLVAASSIVPSVPDAVAALGPDAPITLVSGPSATSDIELDRVEGVHGPRVLDVIVFA, encoded by the coding sequence GTGAGCGCGGCGAAGGCTGAGATCCTCACCCGCATCCGCGACGCCCTCGGCCCGTCACCCGTCGTGCCGGAGATCCCGCGCGGCTACCGGGCGGCCGGCTCGATCGCGCACGACGGCGTCGTCGAGCAGTTCTGCGCGCACGTCGCCGAGTACCGGGCGACGGTCCATCGCGTCGCGGACTCCGAGGTCGCGTTCGCGGTTCGAGCCATCCTCGGCGAGGGCAAGCGCGTCGGCGTGCCCGTGGGCTTCCGCGACCTCGGGATGCCCGTCGTCGAGGACCACGGGCTGTCGGTCGCCGAGCTGGACGCGCTCGACGCGGTCGTCACCGGAAGCGCGCTCGCGATCGCCGACACGGGCACGATCGCCCTCGTCTCCGGGGCAGCCTCGGGCCGGCGGGCGCTCACGCTCGTGCCCGATCACCACATCTGCCTGGTCGCGGCGTCCTCGATCGTGCCGTCGGTGCCGGACGCGGTCGCCGCGCTCGGTCCCGACGCCCCGATCACGCTCGTCTCCGGGCCGAGCGCGACGTCCGACATCGAGCTCGATCGCGTCGAGGGCGTGCACGGGCCACGTGTGCTGGACGTGATCGTCTTCGCGTGA
- a CDS encoding class II fructose-bisphosphate aldolase: MLATGTALLARDGAAVAAITTYTLESTRAIVLAAERLGRPVILQAGASSFGAVGREPLAAAALASARAASVPVGVHLDHCRSVEEIEACIELGYSSVMIDGSHEDFEANVAVTRRVVERAHEAGVWVEAELGALAGDEDVSSDTDHEDGAMTDPAQAAEFVERTGVDALAVAIGNVHGFTPRPVRLDLDHLAKIAAATPVPLVLHGASGLPDEDLLGAVERGVVKVNVNAELRRAHIGALTADVGDDVRKLQQLAIDAMTAVAAEKIELLARRS, from the coding sequence ATGCTGGCGACGGGGACAGCGCTGCTGGCGCGCGACGGCGCGGCCGTGGCGGCGATCACGACGTACACGCTGGAGTCCACCCGCGCGATCGTGCTCGCGGCCGAGCGGCTCGGCCGCCCCGTGATCCTGCAGGCGGGTGCGAGCTCGTTCGGCGCCGTCGGCCGCGAGCCGCTCGCCGCCGCGGCGCTCGCGTCGGCCCGCGCCGCATCGGTCCCGGTCGGCGTCCACCTCGACCACTGCCGCAGCGTCGAGGAGATCGAGGCGTGCATCGAGCTCGGCTACAGCTCGGTCATGATCGACGGCTCGCACGAGGACTTCGAGGCCAACGTCGCGGTCACGCGGCGGGTCGTGGAGCGGGCGCACGAAGCGGGCGTGTGGGTGGAGGCCGAGCTGGGCGCGCTCGCCGGCGACGAGGACGTTTCCAGCGACACCGACCACGAGGACGGCGCGATGACCGATCCCGCGCAGGCGGCCGAGTTCGTCGAGCGCACGGGCGTCGACGCGCTCGCCGTGGCGATCGGCAACGTGCACGGCTTCACGCCGCGGCCCGTCCGCCTCGATCTGGACCACCTGGCGAAGATCGCGGCGGCGACGCCGGTCCCGCTCGTGCTGCACGGAGCGTCCGGCCTGCCCGACGAGGACCTGCTGGGCGCGGTCGAGCGCGGCGTCGTGAAGGTCAACGTGAACGCCGAGCTGCGGCGCGCGCACATCGGCGCGCTGACCGCCGACGTCGGCGACGACGTGCGCAAGCTCCAGCAGCTCGCGATCGACGCGATGACCGCCGTCGCCGCCGAGAAGATCGAGCTGCTCGCGCGGCGGTCGTAG
- a CDS encoding proline dehydrogenase family protein: MAATTQERPLDLERPIKEIGTDLAARMPRPRLVSTARVEQRMTELLMKDPALRAALFRFVDVRPACATPADLIRHLHEFLADAESKTAQRATGITGRPLARRPLAAVAGAGVKRMAQQFIVGEDAKDALPEITKLWRGGVETTVDLLGEATVSETEADVYMRRCEETLRALAGAATKPGQVNLSVKVSALTPLLRPTAPERGIEGARPRLEHLLRVAKEVGAHLHVDMESFDTREAITALTLDLLSQPEFADGPSAGIVLQAYLVDSPEHLDELLAWAERTPRTHPFVIRLVKGAYWDHEVVQAAQNGWAPPVFTDRRECDRNFEALSRRLIDATPTVKVAIASHNLRSISHAAAYADARGVGNDDLEFQILRGLGDDTQAAIAATGRQVRAYCPVGDLVAGMAYLVRRLLENTANDSFLAAHASGTDTAELLEAP; this comes from the coding sequence ATGGCCGCAACGACCCAAGAGCGCCCGCTGGACCTGGAGCGCCCCATCAAGGAGATCGGGACCGATCTCGCCGCGCGGATGCCGCGCCCGCGGCTCGTCTCGACCGCTCGGGTCGAGCAGCGCATGACCGAGCTGCTGATGAAGGACCCGGCGCTGCGCGCGGCGCTGTTCCGCTTCGTCGACGTGCGCCCCGCGTGCGCGACGCCCGCCGACCTCATCCGCCACCTGCACGAGTTCCTCGCGGACGCCGAGTCCAAGACCGCCCAGCGCGCGACCGGCATCACCGGCCGCCCGCTCGCCCGCCGTCCGCTCGCGGCGGTGGCCGGTGCTGGCGTCAAGCGGATGGCGCAGCAGTTCATCGTGGGGGAGGACGCCAAGGACGCGCTCCCCGAGATCACGAAGCTGTGGCGGGGCGGGGTCGAGACGACCGTCGACCTGCTCGGCGAGGCGACCGTCTCCGAGACCGAGGCCGACGTCTACATGCGGCGCTGCGAGGAGACCCTCCGCGCGCTGGCCGGCGCCGCCACCAAGCCCGGCCAGGTGAACCTCTCGGTCAAGGTCTCCGCGCTCACGCCGCTGCTGCGCCCGACCGCGCCCGAGCGCGGCATCGAGGGCGCGCGCCCGCGGCTCGAGCACCTGCTGCGCGTGGCCAAGGAGGTCGGCGCGCACCTGCACGTCGACATGGAGTCGTTCGACACGCGCGAGGCGATCACCGCGCTCACGCTCGACCTGCTCTCCCAGCCGGAGTTCGCCGACGGCCCGAGCGCGGGCATCGTGCTCCAGGCCTACCTCGTCGACTCGCCCGAGCACCTCGACGAGCTGCTCGCGTGGGCCGAGCGCACGCCCCGCACGCACCCGTTCGTGATCCGCCTGGTCAAAGGCGCGTACTGGGACCATGAAGTGGTCCAGGCCGCGCAGAACGGCTGGGCGCCGCCGGTGTTCACCGACCGCCGCGAGTGCGACCGCAACTTCGAGGCGCTCAGCCGGCGCCTGATCGACGCCACGCCGACGGTCAAGGTCGCGATCGCCAGCCACAACCTGCGGTCGATCTCGCACGCGGCGGCGTACGCGGACGCGCGCGGCGTCGGCAACGACGACCTCGAGTTCCAGATCCTCCGCGGCCTCGGCGACGACACGCAGGCCGCGATCGCCGCGACCGGCCGCCAGGTGCGCGCGTACTGCCCGGTCGGCGACCTCGTCGCGGGCATGGCCTACCTCGTGCGCCGCCTGCTCGAGAACACCGCCAACGACTCCTTCCTCGCCGCCCACGCCAGCGGCACCGACACCGCCGAGCTCCTCGAGGCCCCGTGA
- a CDS encoding ArsR/SmtB family transcription factor: protein MTDVFHALSAPARRAILDALSDRDGQTLFEICARLSAKGLGMSRQAVSQHLEVLEQAGLVNTRRDGRYKFHHLDTAPLDEIVRRWKEPRQ from the coding sequence ATCACGGACGTCTTCCACGCCCTCTCCGCCCCGGCGCGGCGAGCGATCCTCGACGCGCTGTCCGATCGCGACGGCCAGACGCTCTTCGAGATCTGCGCGCGGCTGAGCGCGAAGGGCCTGGGCATGTCGCGCCAGGCGGTCTCCCAGCACCTCGAGGTGCTCGAGCAGGCCGGGCTGGTCAACACGCGCAGGGACGGCCGGTACAAGTTCCACCACCTCGACACGGCGCCCCTGGACGAGATCGTCCGGCGCTGGAAGGAGCCCCGGCAGTGA
- a CDS encoding PucR family transcriptional regulator → MTQRAVLPIRHGDVLLGFLWVIVGERELTDDDRAAITRGGAQVADNLWGRLREIDERRGRINALLGRALAGEDVAADLAATLRWPPTGSFAVAVSRGGDEVPERLRRRRGAADYAWLADEDRVVILARDPTATLADELATAGATGGLCTFTALSGLTEALRHAEIAALCARAEPALGPVAAWGRLGSWGIVADLWTSAGRPLPVSPLLGLTTHRRADQLFEALTAFLDTGGDVAAAAKALHLHRASLYRRIQRIEEATGLDFSRGDDLLTAHLGLRLLRLYEARS, encoded by the coding sequence ATGACCCAGCGCGCGGTGCTGCCGATCCGCCACGGCGACGTCCTCCTCGGCTTCCTCTGGGTGATCGTCGGCGAGCGCGAGCTGACCGACGACGACCGCGCCGCGATCACCCGCGGCGGCGCCCAGGTGGCCGACAACCTGTGGGGCCGCCTGCGCGAGATCGACGAGCGTCGCGGCCGCATCAACGCGCTGCTCGGCCGCGCCCTGGCCGGCGAGGACGTGGCCGCCGACCTGGCCGCGACCCTGCGCTGGCCGCCGACCGGCTCGTTCGCCGTGGCCGTCTCCCGCGGCGGTGACGAGGTCCCCGAGCGCCTGCGGCGCCGCCGCGGCGCGGCCGACTACGCCTGGCTCGCCGACGAGGACCGCGTGGTGATCCTCGCCCGCGACCCCACGGCGACGCTCGCCGACGAGCTCGCGACCGCCGGCGCCACCGGCGGCCTCTGCACGTTCACCGCGCTGTCCGGTCTCACGGAAGCGCTTCGCCACGCCGAGATCGCGGCGTTGTGCGCCCGTGCCGAGCCCGCGCTCGGGCCGGTCGCGGCGTGGGGACGGCTCGGCAGCTGGGGCATCGTCGCGGACCTGTGGACCTCGGCGGGGCGGCCGCTGCCGGTCTCGCCGCTGCTCGGCCTCACGACCCATCGTCGCGCCGACCAGCTGTTCGAGGCGCTCACCGCCTTCCTCGACACCGGCGGGGACGTCGCGGCGGCGGCCAAGGCGCTCCACCTGCACCGCGCGTCGCTCTACCGGCGCATCCAGCGCATCGAGGAGGCCACCGGCCTCGACTTCTCCCGCGGCGACGACCTCCTCACCGCGCACCTCGGCCTTCGCCTGCTCCGCCTCTACGAAGCGCGTTCCTGA